A window from Candidatus Margulisiibacteriota bacterium encodes these proteins:
- a CDS encoding YCF48-related protein, with protein MRKICLSLLCLALLVTTALAGERWVSQASPTTRGLYAVDAVNNSPRIAYAAGDRSVCLRTTSSGASWEITQTETFGNYLAGISFPSATVGYAGGAFIMADPNLPLLYKTTDGAGTWAPLSAPANATNILDLFFSNENRGWVAVNDTITTNRVHRTDDGGSSWTPKVTGLNATKNYYGLYFLNDTDGFLVGETGLVYLTKNAGESWSQAAIGVTTSDLNDVYFADIDHGWAVGNAEALLRTTDGGTNWTAIDVPFLTSDHTLSGVYFLDNNTGWVVGWSPSGPVLIKSLDGGVTWTAETLPAGVTSGRLYDVNFGNQYNGWAVGEGSSFIFKYVVDPTISNVRPTARFAGWTGLVTFEAINALAGMTFEAVKSGGSGVTVSFATVESVSPTLIASLLITAEAAATTGDWTLYFRNPDGGVSTAAFTVNPIPAVSTVTRAHPIEGNTNWDRRGALRRIAVTGGNFQAGAVVSFSGSGVTVSAATLESATTLEATIAITEAADLGWRDVTVTNPDGGTATLASAFQILPNSVGPTITGAAIAGAVDASSKKLPISAWPPRISCTLEDLTGLTAATVNFKVILNSPVAYYSSFAGETVFTPDAADPTHKGTIAAVLRNVKVFTSEVVTDAYPIFGSPVDVYFYAEDRDSNPTLQLYDTVYVEGAAAPARSITSVLVAPNRRPTPADPAAIQFLSTDLEGTLDIYFMNVMGGASRKISTVVTKGLNKVNFDGLDLMGHLISNGMYKVNFVYGGRSVGSGLMMITR; from the coding sequence ATGCGTAAGATCTGCCTGTCTCTGCTCTGTCTTGCCCTGTTGGTCACTACCGCCCTGGCCGGCGAGCGCTGGGTCAGCCAGGCCAGTCCGACCACTCGCGGCCTGTACGCCGTTGACGCGGTCAATAACAGCCCCCGGATCGCTTATGCCGCCGGCGACCGCAGTGTTTGTCTGAGAACGACCAGTTCCGGCGCCAGCTGGGAGATCACCCAGACCGAAACGTTCGGTAATTACCTGGCCGGCATCTCTTTCCCTTCTGCGACGGTCGGCTACGCGGGCGGCGCCTTTATCATGGCTGATCCGAACCTCCCGCTGCTCTATAAAACGACCGACGGCGCTGGGACCTGGGCTCCGCTGAGCGCCCCGGCCAATGCCACAAACATCCTGGACCTCTTTTTTTCCAACGAGAACCGCGGCTGGGTCGCTGTTAACGACACGATCACCACCAACCGGGTCCACCGGACCGACGACGGCGGTTCCTCCTGGACGCCGAAGGTCACCGGGCTGAACGCGACCAAGAACTATTACGGGCTCTATTTCCTGAACGATACCGACGGTTTCCTCGTCGGCGAGACCGGGCTGGTCTACTTGACCAAGAATGCCGGCGAGAGCTGGAGCCAGGCCGCGATCGGGGTGACGACCAGCGACCTGAACGACGTCTATTTTGCCGATATCGACCACGGCTGGGCCGTCGGTAATGCCGAGGCCCTGCTCCGGACGACCGACGGCGGCACGAATTGGACGGCTATCGACGTTCCCTTTCTGACCTCCGACCATACCCTTTCCGGCGTATATTTTTTGGATAATAATACCGGCTGGGTGGTCGGCTGGTCGCCCAGCGGCCCGGTCCTGATCAAGAGCCTCGACGGCGGCGTGACCTGGACGGCGGAAACTTTGCCGGCCGGCGTGACTAGCGGCCGCCTTTACGACGTCAACTTCGGCAACCAGTACAACGGCTGGGCGGTGGGCGAAGGGAGCAGCTTCATTTTTAAATACGTAGTCGACCCGACGATCAGCAACGTGCGGCCGACGGCGCGCTTTGCCGGCTGGACAGGCCTGGTCACTTTTGAAGCGATCAACGCCCTGGCCGGCATGACCTTTGAAGCGGTCAAGAGCGGCGGGAGCGGCGTTACCGTCTCGTTCGCGACCGTTGAGAGCGTGTCGCCCACCCTCATCGCCTCGCTCCTTATCACCGCCGAAGCGGCCGCGACCACCGGCGATTGGACCCTCTATTTCCGCAATCCCGACGGCGGCGTCTCGACCGCCGCTTTCACCGTTAACCCGATCCCGGCCGTTTCCACCGTCACCCGCGCCCACCCGATCGAGGGGAACACCAATTGGGACCGGCGCGGCGCCCTCCGCCGGATCGCCGTGACCGGCGGCAATTTCCAGGCCGGCGCCGTCGTCTCCTTTAGCGGCAGCGGGGTAACGGTCTCCGCCGCCACGCTGGAAAGCGCGACCACGCTGGAAGCCACGATCGCGATCACCGAAGCGGCCGACCTGGGCTGGCGCGACGTTACCGTGACCAATCCCGACGGCGGCACCGCCACTCTGGCCAGCGCCTTCCAGATCCTGCCCAACTCGGTCGGGCCGACGATCACCGGCGCGGCGATCGCCGGCGCGGTCGACGCCTCGTCCAAGAAACTGCCGATCAGCGCCTGGCCGCCGCGGATCAGCTGTACCCTGGAAGATCTGACCGGCCTCACCGCCGCGACCGTCAACTTTAAGGTAATTCTCAATTCGCCGGTCGCTTACTACAGCTCGTTCGCCGGGGAGACCGTCTTCACGCCGGACGCGGCCGATCCGACCCATAAAGGGACGATCGCCGCGGTCCTGCGCAACGTTAAAGTCTTCACCTCGGAAGTGGTAACCGACGCCTACCCGATCTTCGGCTCGCCGGTCGACGTCTATTTTTACGCGGAGGACCGCGACAGTAACCCGACGCTCCAGCTCTACGACACGGTCTACGTCGAAGGGGCGGCCGCGCCGGCCAGGAGCATTACCAGCGTCCTGGTCGCCCCGAACCGGCGGCCGACGCCGGCCGATCCGGCCGCCATCCAGTTCCTTTCCACCGACCTGGAGGGGACGCTCGACATCTACTTCATGAACGTGATGGGCGGGGCGTCGCGGAAGATCAGCACGGTGGTCACCAAGGGGCTGAACAAGGTCAATTTCGACGGCCTCGACCTGATGGGGCACCTGATCTCCAACGGCATGTACAAGGTGAACTTCGTTTACGGCGGCCGCTCGGTCGGCAGCGGCCTGATGATGATAACGCGCTAA
- a CDS encoding S-layer homology domain-containing protein: MRPAKRLILLFLAVAAVVLPCAPVLSQSAPDPVRIATGARPLGMGKAFVGLADDVGSVFLNPAGLANPTRWQVTSMSGKLLEEFNYLSLSGLYPTASYGNFGFAFIGSAIGGALPTTIEAGSDPADPIYTVDTTTDPMNYTNNLFLLSWGDKMEHLLQLPGLAEIGKRWPQLGGINLGANLKLFTVYLTGDRITGGNAAGKELDLGIQGKPLNWLSLGGNLQNALPASLGGKLHYDSGWDENYPAVLKLGAAVDLLAPSNSLLRYGNHRVKLLTDVDYEVARSAQVPPLFHLGAEWKPLDLIAVRAGIDQEMIGVQQAANNLTAGVGLYYGDFRFDYAFHQFAGAPGIDNHFFSLTYGIAPVTAQLKDKLIASPDRLITTAALVAVSGEALDRTITAVKVNGNKVALNAKGLFRSEVALSLGKNSILVEGFDGLGKPISTLKLRVLRLITYPDVAADYWAGDQISYIGTLNIIQGYPDGTFRPEGNITRAELSTLLIRTAASGDANVPAAIGQAFPDVPLKHWAVKYINLAADKGIVKGYPDGKFKPSANITRAEGLAMIARFGAVKELAYSGLEFSDVNTRHWAAPIIAGAYRDGLLIHFKDKPLTPNKKLNRAEAVELLFRSAPVAGLVGDLKNFERGY; this comes from the coding sequence ATGAGACCGGCAAAACGCCTAATTTTGCTCTTTTTGGCCGTGGCAGCCGTCGTTCTCCCCTGCGCTCCCGTCCTGTCCCAGTCAGCACCCGATCCCGTCCGCATCGCCACCGGCGCCCGGCCGCTCGGCATGGGTAAAGCGTTCGTCGGCCTGGCCGATGACGTCGGTTCGGTCTTCCTGAATCCCGCCGGCCTGGCCAATCCGACCCGCTGGCAGGTAACCTCCATGTCCGGTAAACTGTTGGAAGAGTTCAATTATCTCTCCCTCTCCGGCCTGTACCCGACGGCGTCATACGGCAATTTCGGCTTCGCTTTTATCGGCTCGGCGATCGGCGGCGCCCTCCCCACCACGATCGAAGCCGGCTCGGACCCGGCCGACCCGATCTATACCGTCGACACGACGACCGACCCGATGAACTACACCAACAATCTGTTCCTCCTCTCCTGGGGCGATAAAATGGAACATCTGCTGCAGCTGCCCGGCCTGGCCGAGATCGGCAAGCGGTGGCCGCAGCTCGGCGGCATCAACCTGGGCGCCAACCTTAAGCTGTTCACCGTCTACCTGACCGGCGACCGCATCACCGGCGGCAACGCCGCCGGCAAGGAGCTCGACCTCGGCATCCAGGGGAAGCCGCTCAACTGGCTGTCGCTCGGCGGCAATCTGCAGAACGCCCTGCCCGCCTCGCTCGGCGGCAAACTGCATTACGATTCCGGCTGGGACGAAAATTATCCCGCCGTCCTGAAACTGGGCGCGGCGGTCGACCTGCTCGCGCCGAGCAATTCCCTGCTCCGCTACGGCAACCACCGGGTCAAATTGCTGACCGACGTCGATTACGAAGTGGCTCGCTCCGCCCAGGTGCCCCCGCTGTTCCACCTGGGGGCGGAATGGAAACCGCTCGATCTGATCGCCGTCCGCGCCGGGATCGACCAGGAGATGATCGGCGTCCAGCAGGCGGCCAACAACCTGACCGCCGGGGTCGGCCTTTATTACGGCGATTTCCGCTTTGATTACGCTTTCCACCAGTTCGCCGGCGCTCCCGGCATCGATAACCACTTTTTCTCGCTGACCTACGGCATCGCCCCCGTCACCGCCCAGCTCAAGGATAAGCTGATCGCTTCGCCCGACCGGCTGATCACCACCGCGGCGCTCGTCGCCGTTTCCGGTGAAGCGCTTGACCGGACGATCACGGCGGTCAAAGTCAACGGGAACAAGGTCGCCCTGAACGCCAAAGGGCTGTTCCGGAGCGAGGTCGCCTTGAGCCTCGGCAAGAACAGCATCCTGGTCGAAGGGTTTGACGGGCTCGGCAAGCCGATTTCCACGCTCAAGCTCCGCGTCCTGCGGTTGATCACCTACCCCGACGTCGCGGCCGACTACTGGGCCGGCGATCAGATCAGCTACATCGGCACGCTGAACATCATCCAGGGTTACCCTGACGGCACTTTCCGGCCGGAAGGGAATATCACCCGGGCCGAGCTCTCGACCCTGCTGATCAGGACCGCCGCCAGCGGCGACGCCAACGTCCCGGCGGCGATCGGCCAGGCCTTCCCCGACGTCCCGCTCAAGCACTGGGCGGTCAAGTACATCAACCTGGCGGCGGACAAAGGGATCGTCAAAGGTTATCCGGACGGCAAGTTCAAGCCGTCGGCCAACATCACCCGGGCCGAAGGGCTGGCAATGATCGCCCGGTTCGGCGCGGTCAAAGAGCTGGCTTATTCCGGCCTGGAATTTAGTGACGTGAACACCCGGCACTGGGCCGCCCCGATCATCGCCGGCGCCTACCGCGACGGGCTCTTGATCCACTTCAAGGACAAGCCGCTCACGCCGAACAAGAAGCTGAACCGCGCCGAAGCGGTTGAGCTGCTTTTCCGCAGCGCGCCGGTCGCCGGTCTGGTCGGCGACCTTAAAAACTTCGAAAGGGGGTATTAA